One part of the Burkholderia vietnamiensis LMG 10929 genome encodes these proteins:
- the bcsA gene encoding UDP-forming cellulose synthase catalytic subunit, translated as MSAAVEAARGSALDRLLDRLPGSGWLVTAPLAACAALALYFVCTVPLDDAGQLAFATCCLAGALAIRRVNGRYATLVMIALSVVATGRYMFWRLTETLVWSHPLDAAWGALLVAAEVYAAAVLLLGYFQTAWPLGRKPLPLPASRADWPSVDVFIPTYNEPLSVVKPTVYAALALDYPADKLSIHVLDDGRRPEFRDFCEAVGVHWTIRDHNRYAKAGNLNEALKSTHGEYVAIFDCDHVPTRSFLQLCLGWFIRDPKLSMLQTPHHFFSADPLERNLGIFRKVPNEGELFYGLVQDGNDLWNATFFCGSCALLRRSMVEEIGGIATETVTEDAHTALKLHRHGYTTAYLAIPQAAGLATESLTGHIGQRIRWARGMTQIFRIDNPLFGRGLTLGQRLCYLNAMMHFFYGIPRLVFLTAPLSFLFFGAHVIHASATMLALYALPHVVHATLTNSRMQSRFRHSFWAEVYEAVLASYIALPTLLALVNPRLGTFNVTAKGGRIDRGYFDWAISKPYLSLVILNAFGLAMGALHIALNRGVGSEVQTTAFNLAWTTYNLLILGLAVAAANERRQVRESHRVAARIPVMLRFGNGRTLACETLDYSEGGIGVAVPEDARVPDGEQVTVSLFRGVDEYAFPGTIEYAEPGRLGIRFETLSQQQEFDLVSSTFARADAWIDWTAGRRPDSPPHAFLHLATVGIRGLLRVIARLYGDLRGDRGHHGGRSGKGDAADTITKK; from the coding sequence ATGAGCGCGGCTGTCGAGGCCGCTCGCGGATCGGCGCTCGACCGGCTGCTCGACCGGTTGCCGGGCAGCGGCTGGCTCGTCACGGCGCCGCTCGCCGCATGCGCGGCGCTGGCGCTGTATTTCGTCTGTACGGTGCCGCTCGACGACGCCGGCCAGCTCGCGTTCGCGACCTGCTGCCTGGCCGGTGCGCTCGCGATCCGGCGCGTGAACGGCCGCTACGCGACGCTCGTGATGATCGCGCTGTCGGTCGTGGCCACCGGCCGGTACATGTTCTGGCGACTCACCGAAACGCTGGTGTGGTCGCACCCGCTCGACGCCGCCTGGGGCGCGCTGCTCGTCGCGGCCGAAGTGTATGCGGCCGCGGTGCTGCTGCTCGGCTACTTCCAGACGGCATGGCCGCTGGGGCGCAAGCCGTTGCCGCTGCCCGCGTCGCGCGCGGACTGGCCGAGCGTCGACGTGTTCATCCCGACGTACAACGAGCCGCTCAGCGTCGTCAAACCGACGGTCTACGCGGCGCTCGCGCTCGACTATCCGGCCGACAAGCTGTCGATCCATGTGCTCGACGACGGGCGCCGGCCGGAGTTCAGGGACTTCTGCGAAGCCGTCGGCGTGCACTGGACGATCCGCGATCACAACCGTTACGCGAAAGCCGGCAACCTCAACGAAGCGCTGAAGTCGACTCACGGCGAGTACGTCGCGATCTTCGATTGCGATCATGTGCCGACGCGCTCGTTCCTGCAGCTGTGCCTCGGCTGGTTCATCCGCGACCCGAAGCTGTCGATGCTGCAGACGCCCCACCATTTCTTCTCGGCCGATCCGCTCGAGCGCAACCTCGGGATCTTTCGCAAGGTGCCGAACGAAGGCGAGTTGTTCTACGGGCTGGTGCAGGACGGCAACGACCTCTGGAACGCGACGTTCTTCTGCGGATCGTGCGCGCTGCTACGGCGCTCGATGGTCGAGGAGATCGGCGGCATCGCGACCGAGACGGTCACCGAGGACGCCCATACGGCGCTGAAGCTGCATCGCCACGGCTATACGACCGCCTATCTCGCGATCCCGCAGGCGGCCGGTCTCGCGACCGAAAGCCTGACGGGCCACATCGGCCAGCGCATCCGCTGGGCGCGCGGCATGACGCAGATCTTCCGCATCGACAATCCGCTGTTCGGCCGCGGACTCACGTTGGGGCAGCGGCTGTGCTACCTCAACGCGATGATGCATTTCTTCTACGGCATCCCGCGGCTGGTGTTTCTCACCGCGCCGCTGTCGTTCCTGTTCTTCGGCGCGCACGTGATCCACGCATCGGCGACGATGCTCGCGCTCTACGCGCTGCCGCACGTCGTGCACGCGACGCTGACGAACTCGCGGATGCAGAGCCGGTTCCGGCATTCGTTCTGGGCGGAGGTCTATGAGGCCGTGCTCGCGTCGTACATCGCGTTGCCGACGCTGCTCGCGCTGGTCAATCCGCGGCTGGGCACGTTCAACGTCACGGCCAAGGGCGGCCGGATCGACCGCGGCTATTTCGACTGGGCGATCTCGAAGCCGTATCTGAGCCTGGTGATCCTGAACGCTTTCGGCCTCGCGATGGGCGCGCTGCATATCGCGCTGAATCGCGGCGTGGGCAGCGAGGTGCAGACGACGGCGTTCAACCTCGCGTGGACGACTTACAACCTGCTGATCCTCGGCCTCGCGGTCGCCGCGGCGAACGAGCGCCGGCAGGTGCGCGAGTCGCATCGCGTCGCCGCGCGCATTCCGGTGATGCTGCGGTTCGGCAACGGCCGCACGCTGGCGTGCGAAACGCTCGACTACTCGGAAGGCGGCATCGGCGTCGCGGTGCCGGAGGACGCCCGAGTGCCCGACGGCGAACAGGTGACCGTGTCGCTGTTTCGCGGCGTCGACGAGTACGCGTTTCCGGGGACGATCGAGTATGCGGAACCGGGGCGGCTCGGCATCCGCTTCGAGACCCTGTCGCAACAGCAGGAATTCGATCTGGTCAGCTCGACGTTCGCGCGCGCGGACGCATGGATCGACTGGACCGCCGGCCGCCGGCCGGACTCGCCGCCGCATGCGTTCCTGCATCTCGCGACGGTCGGCATACGCGGTTTGCTGCGCGTGATCGCGCGCCTGTACGGCGACCTGCGCGGCGACCGCGGTCACCACGGCGGCCGCAGCGGCAAAGGCGACGCCGCCGACACCATCACGAAGAAATAA
- the bcsQ gene encoding cellulose biosynthesis protein BcsQ — translation MKIVVIASAKGGVGKTTLAANLAAVLAASRRHRVCVVDLDPQNALKLHFGVPIEMSDGLAGAALSERQWPLAVVDGIAVMPFGVVGETDQRRFERMLDRDPAWLARGLAALALGDDDIVIVDTPPGSSVYMRAALTAAHFVLTVLLADAASYASIPQMRRMLDAYAATRTDFIGDGYVVNQVDQSRELGRDVLRALRDSVGAARFAGVIHADQGVAESLACRTTVNRYDPRSQAAADLSACAEWLERALGRRANARSVA, via the coding sequence ATGAAGATCGTCGTGATCGCGTCGGCAAAGGGCGGCGTCGGCAAGACGACGCTGGCGGCGAACCTCGCGGCCGTGCTCGCGGCGTCGCGCCGGCATCGCGTGTGCGTGGTGGATCTGGATCCGCAGAATGCGCTGAAGCTGCATTTCGGCGTACCGATCGAGATGAGCGACGGGCTGGCCGGCGCGGCGCTGAGCGAGCGGCAGTGGCCGCTCGCGGTGGTCGACGGCATCGCCGTGATGCCGTTCGGCGTGGTCGGCGAAACGGATCAGCGCCGCTTCGAGCGCATGCTCGATCGCGATCCGGCGTGGCTCGCGCGCGGGCTCGCCGCGCTCGCGCTCGGCGACGACGACATCGTGATCGTCGATACGCCGCCCGGCTCGTCGGTCTACATGCGCGCCGCACTGACGGCTGCGCATTTCGTGCTGACCGTGTTGCTCGCCGACGCGGCGTCGTATGCGTCGATCCCGCAGATGCGGCGCATGCTCGACGCCTATGCGGCGACGCGCACCGACTTCATCGGCGACGGCTACGTGGTCAATCAGGTCGATCAGTCGCGCGAGCTGGGCCGCGACGTGCTGCGCGCGTTGCGCGACAGCGTCGGCGCGGCGCGCTTCGCCGGCGTGATTCACGCGGACCAGGGCGTTGCTGAATCGCTCGCGTGCCGCACGACCGTGAATCGCTACGACCCGCGTTCGCAGGCCGCGGCCGATCTGAGCGCGTGCGCCGAGTGGCTCGAGCGCGCGCTCGGGCGGCGCGCGAATGCGCGGAGCGTGGCATGA
- the bcsR gene encoding BcsR/BcsP family cellulose biosynthesis protein, whose product MFKRFGGDAGRYHEVRAEADADAARARWPLLAGVELQADDAPRTPAPIAAEHTQPEVDAVTADTRVASATDAAARDRSAGALKKLVGKSPASDRTRAPGSSEPLQTLFERLRGHVPADAPKQPPVWTGRS is encoded by the coding sequence TTGTTCAAGCGTTTCGGCGGCGATGCCGGACGCTATCACGAGGTGCGCGCGGAAGCGGATGCCGATGCGGCGCGCGCGCGCTGGCCGCTGCTCGCTGGTGTCGAATTGCAAGCGGACGACGCGCCTCGCACGCCCGCGCCGATCGCTGCCGAGCACACGCAGCCCGAGGTCGACGCCGTGACGGCCGACACGCGCGTAGCGTCCGCAACCGACGCCGCCGCACGCGATCGCAGCGCCGGCGCGCTGAAGAAACTGGTCGGCAAGTCGCCGGCCTCGGACCGCACGCGCGCGCCCGGCTCGTCCGAGCCGCTGCAGACGCTGTTCGAGCGGCTGCGCGGCCATGTGCCGGCCGACGCGCCGAAGCAGCCGCCGGTATGGACGGGCCGTTCATGA
- the bcsD gene encoding cellulose biosynthesis protein BcsD, with the protein MQEILEHLLERQVSPQWRGFLEALAGEFSDQLDQDELRQLMARVGMRFAAAHPLGPCESTDDLTNALNARWREMEWGYAELSDEQAFLRIVHYAAPLRALGAGHLGWSAAFLQGAYQGWFDSVGAAGLRVTQDVVPQDDARIELRIARAPH; encoded by the coding sequence ATGCAGGAAATCTTGGAGCACCTTCTCGAGCGCCAGGTGTCGCCGCAATGGCGCGGGTTCCTGGAGGCGCTTGCCGGCGAATTCAGCGATCAGCTCGATCAGGACGAACTCCGCCAACTGATGGCGCGCGTCGGCATGCGCTTCGCGGCCGCGCATCCGCTTGGCCCGTGCGAGTCGACCGACGATCTCACGAACGCCTTGAATGCGCGCTGGCGCGAAATGGAGTGGGGCTACGCCGAGCTGTCCGACGAGCAGGCATTTCTGCGCATCGTTCATTACGCGGCGCCGTTGCGCGCGCTCGGCGCGGGCCATCTCGGCTGGTCGGCGGCGTTCCTGCAGGGCGCGTATCAGGGCTGGTTCGACAGCGTCGGCGCGGCCGGCCTGCGTGTGACGCAGGACGTCGTGCCGCAGGACGACGCACGGATCGAGTTGCGCATCGCTCGCGCGCCGCACTGA
- a CDS encoding flagellar transcriptional regulator FlhD yields MAEQDDVFDAIAEFNRSYLTLAQRLLHADREVAKQQLGMSDEVASIVAGLTPEQIEVLADRRELFCEFRDESSPGLA; encoded by the coding sequence ATGGCCGAACAGGACGACGTCTTCGACGCAATCGCTGAATTCAACCGTTCATACCTGACGCTCGCGCAGCGCCTGCTGCATGCGGATCGCGAAGTCGCGAAACAGCAGCTGGGCATGTCCGACGAAGTCGCATCGATCGTCGCCGGATTGACGCCGGAGCAGATCGAGGTGCTCGCCGATCGCCGCGAACTGTTCTGCGAATTCCGCGATGAATCGTCGCCGGGCCTGGCCTGA
- a CDS encoding flagellar transcriptional regulator FlhD — translation MMEQGDICRALEALDPAYLELMQQMLKIDCDVAARELGISNEIASLIIALKPAELEALVERLTQARPAAPVPSP, via the coding sequence ATGATGGAACAAGGCGACATTTGCCGCGCATTGGAAGCGCTGGACCCGGCCTACCTGGAACTGATGCAGCAGATGCTGAAGATCGATTGCGACGTGGCTGCGCGCGAGCTCGGCATCTCGAACGAGATTGCGTCGTTGATCATTGCGCTGAAGCCGGCGGAGCTCGAGGCGCTCGTCGAGCGCCTGACGCAGGCCAGGCCAGCCGCGCCGGTTCCGTCCCCGTAG
- the galU gene encoding UTP--glucose-1-phosphate uridylyltransferase GalU: protein MLKVTKAVFPVAGLGTRFLPATKASPKEMLPVVDKPLIQYAVEEAIEAGITEMIFVTGRSKRAIEDHFDKSYEIEAELEARGKEKLLSLVRSIKPSHVDCFYVRQAEALGLGHAVLCAEKLVGDNPFAVILADDLLDGPTPVLRQMIDVFDHYHASVIGVEEIAPADSKSYGVIDGKRWEDDLFKLSGIVEKPEPAQAPSNFGVVGRYVLKPKIFKHLRGLKPGAGGELQLTDAIQSLLTDEQVLAYRYDGTRFDCGSKLGYLKATVEFALRHPEVAADFERYLLARMSEQLVV, encoded by the coding sequence ATGTTGAAAGTGACGAAAGCCGTCTTTCCGGTCGCCGGCCTGGGCACGCGGTTCCTGCCCGCCACCAAGGCGAGCCCCAAGGAAATGTTGCCGGTCGTGGACAAGCCGTTGATCCAGTATGCCGTCGAAGAGGCGATCGAAGCGGGCATCACCGAGATGATCTTCGTGACCGGGCGCAGCAAGCGCGCGATCGAAGATCACTTCGACAAGTCGTACGAGATCGAGGCCGAGCTCGAGGCACGCGGCAAGGAGAAGCTGCTGTCGCTCGTGCGCAGCATCAAGCCGAGCCATGTCGACTGCTTCTACGTTCGCCAGGCCGAAGCGCTCGGGCTCGGTCACGCCGTCCTGTGCGCGGAGAAGCTCGTCGGCGACAACCCGTTCGCCGTGATTCTCGCCGACGACCTGCTCGACGGCCCGACGCCCGTTCTGCGCCAGATGATCGACGTATTCGACCACTATCATGCGTCGGTCATCGGCGTCGAGGAGATCGCGCCGGCGGATTCGAAGTCCTATGGCGTGATCGACGGCAAGCGCTGGGAAGACGATCTCTTCAAGCTGTCGGGGATCGTCGAGAAGCCCGAACCGGCGCAGGCGCCGTCGAATTTCGGCGTCGTGGGCCGTTATGTGCTGAAGCCGAAGATCTTCAAGCATCTGCGCGGGCTCAAGCCGGGCGCGGGCGGTGAACTGCAGCTGACCGACGCGATCCAGTCGCTGCTCACCGATGAACAGGTGCTCGCGTACCGCTACGACGGCACGCGCTTCGACTGCGGCAGCAAGCTCGGCTACCTGAAGGCGACGGTCGAATTTGCGTTGCGGCATCCGGAGGTCGCGGCGGATTTCGAACGGTATCTGCTCGCGCGGATGTCGGAGCAGCTGGTCGTCTGA
- a CDS encoding phosphatase PAP2 family protein, whose protein sequence is MWTAIGNLGDAALTLPLAAVCFAWLTRSLYGWRIALSWATLLAAAMLLVGVTKILHAGCGVQIRAVHFRAISGHALLAAAVWPMACLLMLHDGWNTRTVRALLPGLALAATIAVARARDDAHTTSEVMAGWMLGVLVTVVLLKRWTDAPILPPVLRPLAVVSVCAVAALAYGRHAAIQDAIDVYAPVVCARGM, encoded by the coding sequence ATGTGGACCGCCATCGGCAACCTCGGTGACGCTGCGCTGACGCTCCCGCTCGCCGCCGTGTGTTTCGCGTGGCTCACGCGCTCGTTGTACGGCTGGCGCATTGCGCTGTCGTGGGCCACGCTGCTCGCCGCGGCGATGTTGCTCGTCGGCGTCACGAAGATACTTCATGCGGGATGCGGCGTGCAGATTCGCGCGGTGCACTTCCGCGCGATCAGCGGGCATGCCCTGCTCGCTGCGGCCGTGTGGCCGATGGCGTGCCTGCTGATGCTGCACGACGGCTGGAACACGCGTACGGTGCGCGCGCTGTTGCCGGGGCTCGCGCTTGCCGCGACGATCGCCGTGGCGCGCGCACGCGACGACGCACATACCACGTCCGAAGTGATGGCCGGCTGGATGCTCGGTGTGCTCGTCACCGTCGTGCTACTGAAACGATGGACGGATGCACCGATCCTGCCGCCCGTATTGCGGCCGCTCGCGGTGGTGTCGGTATGCGCCGTGGCGGCGCTTGCGTATGGACGGCATGCGGCGATTCAGGATGCGATCGACGTGTATGCGCCGGTGGTTTGTGCAAGGGGGATGTGA
- a CDS encoding glycosyltransferase WbuB gives MKILVYGINYAPELTGIGKYTAEMAETLVEKGHTVRVVCAPPYYPEWRVASGYSALRYSTEERGGVALWRAPLWVPSRPSGMRRIAHLASFALSSFPVMLRQALWRPDVVVCIAPSLLNAPAGWLVARLTGAHAWIHIQDYEVDAAFSLGMLKGSLLKRAVLALERTLLTRFDTVSTISGKMIEHAMRKGIQPHKLVHFANWADTHSIYPLKRPSELRTSLYISPTATIVLYSGNMGAKQGLDILADAAQRLVMRDDVVFVFCGNGPARAELLMRCGGLRNCRFLELQPISRLNELLNLADIHVLPQRADAADLVMPSKLTGMFASGRAVIAMASPGTELHDVVAPRGIVVPPGDAETLASSIDALAANAAERARLGQAGRKFAEAVLSRDAVLSAFDAKLHALRPAPSDAEVPGARHPDF, from the coding sequence ATGAAGATCCTCGTCTACGGCATCAACTATGCGCCCGAGCTGACCGGCATCGGCAAGTACACCGCCGAGATGGCGGAAACGCTCGTCGAGAAAGGCCACACCGTGCGTGTCGTGTGCGCGCCGCCCTACTATCCCGAGTGGCGCGTCGCCAGCGGTTACTCGGCGCTGCGCTACTCGACCGAAGAGCGCGGCGGCGTCGCGCTCTGGCGTGCGCCGCTGTGGGTGCCGTCACGACCGAGCGGCATGCGCCGCATCGCGCACCTGGCGAGCTTCGCGCTGTCGAGCTTTCCGGTCATGCTGCGGCAGGCGCTGTGGCGGCCCGACGTCGTCGTGTGCATCGCGCCGAGCCTGCTCAATGCACCGGCCGGCTGGCTCGTCGCGCGCCTTACCGGCGCGCATGCGTGGATTCACATCCAGGACTACGAGGTCGATGCCGCATTCAGCCTCGGGATGCTGAAGGGATCGCTGCTCAAGCGTGCGGTGCTTGCGCTCGAACGTACGCTGCTGACGCGGTTCGACACCGTATCGACGATCTCGGGGAAGATGATCGAGCATGCGATGCGCAAGGGCATTCAGCCGCACAAGCTCGTCCATTTTGCGAACTGGGCCGACACGCATTCGATCTATCCGCTCAAGCGGCCGAGCGAGTTGCGGACCTCGCTGTACATCTCTCCCACCGCGACGATCGTGCTTTATTCGGGCAACATGGGTGCGAAGCAAGGGCTCGATATCCTGGCCGACGCGGCGCAACGACTCGTGATGCGAGACGACGTCGTGTTCGTGTTCTGCGGCAACGGGCCGGCGCGTGCGGAGCTTCTGATGCGCTGCGGCGGCCTCAGGAACTGCCGCTTCCTCGAGCTGCAACCGATCAGCCGGCTGAACGAGCTGCTGAATCTCGCCGACATCCATGTGCTGCCCCAGCGTGCCGACGCTGCCGATCTCGTGATGCCGTCGAAGCTGACCGGCATGTTCGCCAGCGGGCGGGCCGTAATCGCGATGGCGAGCCCCGGCACCGAGCTGCATGACGTTGTTGCGCCGCGCGGGATCGTGGTTCCGCCGGGCGATGCCGAAACGCTTGCGTCGTCGATCGACGCGCTCGCCGCGAATGCGGCCGAACGCGCCCGACTGGGGCAGGCCGGGCGCAAATTCGCCGAGGCCGTGCTTTCGCGCGACGCGGTGTTGAGCGCATTCGATGCCAAGTTGCACGCATTGCGTCCCGCGCCGTCCGACGCCGAAGTCCCCGGCGCACGGCATCCGGATTTCTGA
- a CDS encoding UDP-glucose dehydrogenase family protein: protein MKITIIGTGYVGLVTGACLAEIGNDVFCVDVDQRKIDILNGGGVPIHEPGLKELIDRNRASGRLQFSTDIEASVAHGDIQFIAVGTPPDEDGSADLQYVLAAARNIGRYMTGAKVVVDKSTVPVGTALHVRDAIATELTRRGARHEFSVVSNPEFLKEGAAVDDFMRPDRIVIGTDSDEAGERAREQMKRLYAPFNRNHERTRYMDVRSAEFTKYAANAMLATRISFMNELANLADRVGADIEAVRRGIGSDPRIGYDFLYAGVGYGGSCFPKDVRALVQTAAEYGQSLRILEAVEAVNDAQKKVLLEKISERFGEDLSGLTFGLWGLAFKPNTDDMREAPSRDLIAGLLKRGASVRAYDPVATEEARRVLALDLGDDPGAHARLQFVATSEEAAAGADALVIVTEWKVFKSPNFAALVELLNEPVIFDGRNLYEPEAMGELGVEYYSIGRPDVGAAQTEEKTLRIAQR, encoded by the coding sequence ATGAAGATCACCATCATCGGTACCGGCTACGTAGGCCTCGTCACTGGCGCTTGCCTCGCCGAAATCGGCAACGACGTGTTTTGCGTCGACGTCGACCAACGCAAGATCGACATCCTGAACGGCGGCGGCGTACCGATTCACGAGCCGGGCCTGAAGGAGCTGATCGATCGCAATCGCGCGAGCGGCCGGCTGCAGTTCTCGACCGATATCGAAGCAAGCGTCGCGCACGGCGACATCCAGTTCATCGCCGTCGGTACGCCGCCCGACGAGGACGGTTCCGCCGATCTGCAATACGTGCTCGCCGCCGCGCGCAACATCGGGCGCTACATGACCGGCGCGAAGGTGGTGGTCGACAAGTCGACCGTGCCGGTAGGCACCGCGCTGCACGTGCGCGATGCGATCGCGACCGAGCTCACGCGGCGCGGCGCGCGCCATGAATTCTCGGTCGTGTCGAATCCGGAGTTTTTGAAGGAAGGTGCGGCCGTCGACGATTTCATGCGCCCGGACCGCATCGTGATCGGCACCGATTCCGATGAAGCCGGCGAGCGTGCGCGCGAACAGATGAAGCGGCTGTATGCGCCATTCAACCGCAATCATGAGCGGACGCGCTATATGGACGTGCGCTCGGCCGAGTTCACCAAGTATGCGGCGAACGCGATGCTTGCGACGCGCATCTCGTTCATGAACGAGCTGGCGAATCTGGCCGATCGCGTCGGCGCGGATATCGAGGCCGTGCGGCGCGGCATCGGTTCGGATCCGCGGATCGGTTACGACTTCCTGTATGCCGGCGTCGGCTACGGCGGATCGTGTTTTCCGAAGGACGTGCGTGCACTGGTGCAGACCGCTGCCGAATACGGTCAGTCGCTGCGGATTCTGGAAGCCGTCGAAGCGGTCAACGATGCGCAGAAGAAGGTGCTGCTCGAGAAGATTTCGGAGCGATTCGGGGAAGATCTGTCGGGGCTCACATTCGGGCTGTGGGGGCTGGCGTTCAAGCCCAATACCGACGACATGCGCGAGGCGCCGAGCCGCGATCTGATCGCCGGGCTGCTGAAGCGTGGTGCGAGCGTTCGCGCTTACGATCCGGTTGCGACGGAGGAAGCGCGGCGTGTGCTCGCGCTCGATCTTGGCGATGATCCTGGGGCGCATGCAAGGCTTCAGTTCGTCGCGACGTCGGAAGAGGCAGCGGCCGGCGCCGACGCGCTGGTGATCGTCACGGAGTGGAAGGTGTTCAAGAGCCCGAATTTCGCGGCGCTGGTGGAATTGCTGAATGAGCCGGTGATCTTCGATGGGCGGAATCTTTATGAGCCGGAGGCGATGGGGGAGTTGGGGGTTGAGTATTACAGTATTGGGCGGCCGGATGTGGGTGCGGCGCAAACAGAGGAAAAAACACTGAGGATCGCACAGCGATAA
- a CDS encoding GH39 family glycosyl hydrolase, with protein sequence MVEDKLICCAVQFNSGVDLMKIFPFNEWCEMVRPTLSGIKSMFVVCLVATCAYGAAASASTAGDGGTIAQHGSSQKIIINVDVARHPAMAGDRNIANIRRYLDGASWERPISQDTWGRMKPIGIKNIRLINIESNVEISGKVDGYVSEYDFRRLTLALADCRKYHLIPHIVVGQKTPPSALIFASDSAGPTLDKKAYADYAYSLLHYVVVQQGFSSASFEVGNEPDTSGTRWLSHESGAKGGMSSYAKYLQLYTLWSNAADRLAREYPSSLFRVGGPAITPYTLSYGQVDWAKQFIADVARNKLRLDFFSFHSYGDQDALPGAEGTGPYPSVAQRVTYYRRLLATAGLKNTSLYVTEWGPSSNVDAHAYPINGNNVGAAWSALFMVAMAESGVDEGMLLVLRDEPGSPGGRENRAWPALLLSDGRTPKPLYNVALAFSKMADRGVYVDGDNPHTRVIASADRSKITIMAINSDWDFRSNTDLSKETSIATVVRNIDRSLINVRISQYAIDALNSSDPEQNIEGTRPCTAACELTKVGDRLMRVSSGEIGLPVVKLPSSSVTLIEISRVN encoded by the coding sequence GTGGTTGAAGATAAATTGATTTGCTGCGCCGTCCAATTCAATAGTGGGGTGGATTTAATGAAAATTTTCCCTTTCAATGAATGGTGTGAGATGGTCAGGCCCACGTTGTCCGGAATTAAATCGATGTTTGTAGTGTGTTTGGTCGCGACATGTGCTTATGGTGCTGCGGCGAGTGCATCGACAGCAGGCGATGGCGGCACAATAGCGCAGCACGGGTCGTCGCAGAAAATTATTATTAATGTCGATGTTGCTCGTCATCCGGCGATGGCCGGTGATCGCAATATCGCAAATATTAGACGATATCTAGATGGTGCATCGTGGGAACGGCCGATTTCACAGGATACATGGGGGCGAATGAAGCCAATCGGCATAAAAAATATTCGACTGATAAATATTGAAAGCAATGTTGAGATTTCGGGTAAAGTCGATGGCTATGTGTCTGAATACGATTTTAGAAGGCTGACGCTCGCTCTTGCAGATTGCCGAAAATACCATTTGATTCCCCACATTGTTGTCGGACAAAAGACGCCGCCTTCTGCGCTGATTTTTGCCTCCGACTCTGCTGGCCCGACACTCGATAAGAAGGCTTATGCGGACTATGCCTATTCGCTATTGCATTACGTGGTAGTGCAGCAGGGATTTTCGTCGGCATCATTTGAGGTCGGCAACGAGCCCGACACTTCCGGCACACGTTGGCTTTCGCACGAATCGGGTGCGAAAGGCGGCATGTCGAGCTATGCGAAATATCTACAGCTTTACACTCTGTGGTCTAACGCGGCGGACAGACTAGCTAGGGAATATCCGTCTTCACTATTTCGTGTAGGCGGGCCTGCAATTACTCCTTACACGCTGAGCTATGGCCAAGTCGATTGGGCGAAACAGTTCATTGCCGATGTCGCCAGGAACAAACTTCGGCTCGATTTTTTTTCGTTCCACTCGTATGGAGATCAAGACGCATTGCCGGGAGCTGAGGGCACGGGGCCATACCCGTCCGTCGCACAACGAGTGACCTACTATCGCAGATTGCTGGCAACCGCCGGTCTGAAAAATACGTCTCTGTATGTGACGGAATGGGGCCCGAGTTCTAACGTAGACGCCCACGCGTACCCGATCAACGGAAACAATGTCGGGGCAGCGTGGTCCGCGCTGTTCATGGTGGCGATGGCGGAAAGCGGCGTTGACGAAGGGATGCTACTCGTATTGCGTGATGAGCCTGGCAGCCCCGGAGGTCGAGAAAATCGGGCATGGCCGGCTTTGCTCCTGTCCGACGGTCGAACGCCAAAACCACTTTACAACGTCGCACTTGCATTTTCAAAAATGGCGGATCGAGGTGTGTATGTGGACGGTGATAATCCCCATACACGCGTCATTGCTAGCGCCGATCGATCGAAGATTACGATAATGGCAATAAATTCAGATTGGGATTTCAGATCAAACACGGATTTGTCAAAGGAAACGTCGATTGCTACAGTTGTTAGAAATATAGATAGATCGCTAATCAATGTGCGGATATCTCAATACGCTATTGACGCATTGAATAGTAGCGACCCGGAGCAAAATATTGAAGGGACCCGTCCATGCACGGCCGCGTGCGAGTTGACAAAGGTGGGTGATAGATTAATGCGTGTCTCATCGGGCGAGATTGGCTTGCCCGTCGTTAAACTTCCTTCGTCATCGGTGACTCTGATAGAAATATCACGCGTAAATTGA